Proteins from a genomic interval of Calditrichota bacterium:
- a CDS encoding 2,3-bisphosphoglycerate-independent phosphoglycerate mutase — protein sequence MDGIGISNHEEGNAVRLARTPTLDWLLATCPHLLLQAHGTAVGLPSDEDMGNSEVGHNAIGAGRVFDQGAKLVNRSLATGEMFAGPVWRRLIDNCLRHDTPLHFIGLFSDGNVHSHIDHLKAMLVQAKREGVKKARIHVLLDGRDVGETSALDYVLPFEEFLAGLNREGVDYRIASGGGRMKITMDRYEANWEMVALGWKTHVHGQAEQFRSAAEAITTFRARHPGVIDQDLPPFVIAENGQPVGKIEDHHSVIFFNFRGDRAIEISRAFEEEQFDKFDRSPRPKVEYAGMMQYDGDLKIPKSYLVAPPAIDRTMGELLVNSGVRQFACSETQKYGHVTYFWNGNRSGKFDEEREEYVEIPSDIVPFEQRPWMKSAEITDRTVELLKSGKYRWGRINYPNGDMVGHTGVLQSAIIAVEAVDLGLKRLLPVVSELHGLAIITADHGNSEEMFERKNGKVVTDAAGNPKAKTSHTLNPVPFIIFDPDYAGEYRLREDLPRAGLSNIAATILQLLGFVPPEDYDQSLIEFVRK from the coding sequence ATGGATGGCATAGGAATCTCAAACCATGAGGAGGGGAATGCTGTCCGTTTGGCGCGCACCCCAACCCTCGACTGGCTTCTTGCGACCTGCCCTCATCTGTTGCTTCAGGCGCATGGCACCGCAGTGGGCCTTCCCTCTGACGAGGACATGGGCAACTCCGAGGTGGGACATAATGCCATTGGTGCTGGCCGGGTCTTCGACCAGGGCGCAAAGCTGGTCAACCGCTCGCTGGCCACTGGCGAGATGTTTGCCGGGCCAGTGTGGAGGCGCCTTATCGATAATTGTCTGCGCCATGATACACCCCTGCACTTCATCGGGCTCTTCTCCGATGGCAACGTGCACAGTCACATCGACCACTTGAAGGCGATGTTGGTGCAGGCCAAACGGGAGGGGGTAAAGAAGGCCAGAATCCACGTGCTGCTGGACGGCCGCGACGTGGGCGAAACCTCCGCCTTGGACTATGTGCTGCCGTTTGAGGAGTTCTTGGCGGGCCTCAACCGCGAGGGGGTCGACTACCGCATCGCCAGTGGCGGCGGCCGCATGAAGATAACCATGGATCGCTACGAGGCAAACTGGGAGATGGTGGCCCTGGGATGGAAGACGCACGTGCATGGCCAGGCCGAGCAGTTCCGCTCTGCCGCCGAGGCCATCACCACCTTCCGCGCGCGGCATCCAGGTGTCATCGATCAGGACCTCCCGCCATTTGTCATCGCCGAAAACGGGCAGCCGGTGGGCAAGATCGAGGACCACCACTCGGTGATCTTCTTCAACTTTCGCGGCGACCGGGCCATCGAAATCAGCAGGGCTTTTGAGGAGGAGCAGTTCGACAAGTTTGATCGCAGCCCGCGCCCGAAGGTAGAATACGCCGGCATGATGCAGTACGATGGCGACCTCAAGATCCCCAAGAGCTACCTCGTCGCGCCTCCGGCAATCGACCGCACCATGGGTGAGCTCCTCGTAAACAGCGGAGTGCGGCAGTTCGCCTGCAGCGAGACGCAGAAGTACGGGCACGTCACCTACTTCTGGAACGGCAACCGCAGCGGCAAATTCGACGAAGAACGCGAGGAATACGTTGAGATTCCCTCCGACATCGTGCCCTTCGAGCAGCGCCCGTGGATGAAGAGCGCCGAAATCACTGACCGCACCGTCGAGCTCCTCAAGAGCGGCAAGTACCGGTGGGGGCGGATCAACTATCCGAATGGCGACATGGTCGGGCATACTGGCGTGCTGCAGTCGGCCATCATCGCCGTGGAGGCCGTGGACCTGGGGCTGAAGCGGCTGCTGCCGGTGGTGAGCGAACTTCACGGCCTGGCCATCATCACTGCCGACCATGGCAACTCCGAAGAGATGTTCGAGCGGAAGAACGGCAAAGTGGTCACCGACGCAGCGGGCAACCCAAAGGCGAAGACGAGCCACACGCTCAACCCAGTGCCGTTCATCATCTTTGACCCCGACTACGCCGGAGAGTACCGCCTGCGGGAGGATCTGCCGCGCGCAGGCCTCAGCAACATAGCCGCCACCATCTTGCAGCTGTTGGGCTTCGTGCCCCCTGAGGATTATGACCAGAGCCTCATCGAATTTGTGCGCAAATAG
- a CDS encoding archease: MGTRRHIELVDHTGDVGIRVRAAELPELFVLAAEAMFQIICPSCAVRKSLTRHVAVAGDDLGQLLVNWLSELNFWFCTEQELYGEFRISSLGDGFLRGVARGEKVDPQRHAIRTEIKAVTYHKLYVTQRDQEWEAQVIFDI; this comes from the coding sequence ATGGGCACAAGGCGACACATCGAGCTCGTGGATCACACAGGCGACGTGGGCATCCGTGTGCGGGCCGCGGAGCTGCCGGAGCTGTTTGTGCTCGCTGCCGAGGCGATGTTCCAGATCATTTGTCCAAGCTGTGCGGTGCGGAAGAGCCTGACCCGCCATGTGGCGGTGGCAGGCGACGACCTGGGCCAGCTCTTGGTGAACTGGCTGTCAGAATTGAACTTTTGGTTCTGCACTGAACAGGAACTTTATGGGGAGTTCCGCATTAGCTCATTGGGCGATGGTTTTTTGCGAGGAGTGGCTCGCGGAGAGAAGGTCGACCCGCAACGCCACGCCATTCGCACCGAGATCAAGGCAGTGACGTACCACAAGCTCTACGTGACGCAACGCGACCAGGAGTGGGAGGCGCAGGTAATCTTTGACATCTGA
- a CDS encoding RtcB family protein — protein MSEPKLRKVNDFLWEIPKEGKMRVPGRIYASAEMLPDVTRDNAHEQVANVAQLPGIVKFSLAMPDIHWGYGFPIGGVAAFDVEEGIISPGGVGYDINCGVRLLRTDLQRKAIEPKIKEVVAALFRAIPSGVGSKGQLRLSAQEEKQVLVEGAHWAVKNGYGRPEDLDKIEENGKMQGADPSVISAKAMERGRPQLGTLGSGNHFVEVGYVEEVFDQRLAEALGMFKDQVTIIVHTGSRGFGHQVCDDYIAVMMRASQKYGIELPDRQLCCAPVKSPEGQQYLAAMACAVNFAFCNRQMITHWTREAFEKAMGMSPRDINVQVVYEVAHNIAKLERHRVNGKEMELCVHRKGATRAFPPGHPDVPEQYRAIGQPVLIPGDMGRYSYVLVGTQKAMEETFGSTCHGAGRVMSRHQAIKSARGRALHRELEDHGIFVMASSRETMAEEMPEAYKDVSQVVEAVHGAGISIKVAKLRPMGVIKG, from the coding sequence ATGAGTGAGCCGAAGCTGCGTAAGGTCAACGACTTCCTCTGGGAGATCCCAAAGGAGGGCAAGATGCGTGTCCCGGGCCGCATCTATGCGTCTGCCGAGATGCTCCCGGACGTTACCCGCGACAACGCCCATGAGCAGGTGGCCAATGTGGCGCAGCTGCCGGGCATCGTCAAGTTTTCTTTGGCAATGCCCGATATTCACTGGGGATACGGTTTTCCCATCGGGGGCGTGGCTGCCTTTGATGTTGAGGAAGGGATCATTTCCCCGGGCGGAGTGGGTTACGACATCAACTGTGGGGTGCGCCTGCTGCGCACCGATCTGCAACGCAAGGCCATTGAGCCGAAGATCAAAGAGGTGGTTGCCGCCCTCTTCCGTGCCATCCCCAGTGGCGTGGGCTCCAAGGGGCAATTGCGCCTGAGCGCCCAAGAGGAAAAGCAGGTGCTGGTGGAGGGTGCTCACTGGGCGGTGAAGAACGGCTACGGCCGGCCTGAGGACCTCGACAAGATAGAAGAGAACGGCAAAATGCAGGGGGCAGACCCGTCGGTGATCAGTGCGAAGGCCATGGAACGCGGGCGCCCGCAGCTCGGCACCTTAGGGTCCGGCAATCACTTCGTCGAGGTGGGCTACGTGGAGGAGGTCTTTGACCAGCGGCTGGCAGAGGCGCTGGGGATGTTCAAGGACCAGGTGACCATTATCGTGCACACCGGCTCGCGAGGATTTGGCCATCAGGTGTGCGACGACTACATAGCCGTGATGATGCGCGCCAGCCAGAAGTACGGCATCGAGTTGCCCGACCGCCAGCTGTGCTGCGCTCCGGTCAAGTCGCCGGAGGGGCAGCAGTACTTGGCGGCCATGGCATGTGCGGTGAACTTTGCCTTCTGCAACCGGCAGATGATCACCCACTGGACGCGCGAGGCGTTCGAGAAGGCGATGGGCATGAGTCCCCGGGACATCAACGTGCAGGTGGTCTATGAGGTGGCGCACAATATCGCCAAGCTGGAGCGTCACCGCGTGAATGGCAAGGAAATGGAACTCTGCGTACACCGCAAGGGTGCCACCCGTGCCTTCCCGCCTGGCCATCCCGACGTTCCAGAGCAGTACCGCGCCATCGGCCAACCAGTGCTTATTCCTGGAGATATGGGAAGATACTCCTACGTCCTGGTGGGCACGCAGAAGGCTATGGAGGAGACCTTCGGTTCCACCTGCCACGGCGCGGGTCGGGTAATGAGCCGCCACCAGGCCATCAAGAGCGCACGTGGCCGTGCCTTGCATCGCGAGTTGGAAGACCATGGCATCTTCGTGATGGCCTCAAGTCGGGAGACCATGGCCGAGGAGATGCCGGAGGCCTACAAGGATGTGTCGCAGGTGGTGGAGGCGGTCCACGGGGCCGGCATCTCGATTAAGGTGGCCAAGCTGCGGCCGATGGGTGTGATCAAGGGCTAA